The window TGCCAACCTGCTCCACCTTCGCTCCACCGCGCTGACCTGCAAAGACATCAGCCCGATACCTGAGCGCTACGGGTTTGAGTCGTTGACGGTGGGGGGAAGTGGAGTACAGTGGGGCGTGATGGAGCATCTGGGATGCTCCAATCCAGGGGGTGGCGGGTGCGATGTTCCTCGGCACGCACACGCCCCGGCTGGACGAAAAAGGTCGGCTCTTCCTGCCGGCGAAGTTCCGCGACGAGCTGGCAGGAGGATTGGTGGTGACGAAAGGGCAGGAACGATGCCTCTTCGTCTTCCCGATGGCCGAGTTCAGCCGCGTCGCCGAGCAACTTCGTGCGGCGCCGATGACGCACAAGGCAGCCCGGGCTTACAGCCGGGTCTTCTTCGCCAGTGCACACGACGAGGTCCCTGACCGTCAGGGGCGCATCACGATCCCCGCCCATCTGCGCGAGTACGCCGGTCTCGACCGGGACTGCGTGGTGATCGGGGCCAGCACGAGGGTCGAGATCTGGGACCGGCAGGCCTGGGACAACTACCTGGTCGAGTCGGAGGAAGCGTTCGCAGAGGTAGAGGAGGAGGTGCTGCCCGGGGTGTTCTGACCCGCGGCGACAAGGGGGGCCCGGATATCGCAGGGTCGCACTTTCTCAGGGCCGGACGACCGTGACGTGAGGTCTCCAGCCGCTTGGCGGTTTCTCCTGGCGCACCTTCCCCGGCGCCAGGCCACGCGAAGCGGATGGGGACCTGGCGACACGGTCAGCCACCCGGCCGTCTGTACCGGGATCCTGCTGTACCGGGCGCGGGAGTCACCGGAGGCGAAAACCGGGAGCCAAGGGGGCGGCATGGCGGCGGAC is drawn from Cryptosporangium aurantiacum and contains these coding sequences:
- the mraZ gene encoding division/cell wall cluster transcriptional repressor MraZ, with protein sequence MFLGTHTPRLDEKGRLFLPAKFRDELAGGLVVTKGQERCLFVFPMAEFSRVAEQLRAAPMTHKAARAYSRVFFASAHDEVPDRQGRITIPAHLREYAGLDRDCVVIGASTRVEIWDRQAWDNYLVESEEAFAEVEEEVLPGVF